AAAGAAAAGTTAGCTTAAAGATTGAAaagttaacttattaaattatatgtgtttggtataattaatttttgaagtatatgaataaatttaaaataactgtaaaataataaaattataatttatttaaaaggatgagcaaaaaaaattaataaatatattaaagataaaaatatatatatatataaaaaaaactaaaaatgagaagttaacatttttaaaaatattatttcaagtaACGTTtgaaataacaataaaagttattttaaaaaaatatttatcacagTCAAATAAACTTTCTaaccaatgaaaaaaaattagaagctgGTTGAAATGTCTTGACATTTCAatcagtttttaattttttttactagctgaaaagtttgtttgattgtttggtaaataaattttttcaaacaacttttattatttagtaaaaaaaattaaaatgttaatttctagctttttatattttatactctttttatctttaaaatatttattcaattttcttattatccCTTTTAAATAggtcatttatatttttctatatccAACGCTTATAacttaataaattagttttttaacttCTAACTATATATGCTAGTTTTCTaactttcaactaattttattaaaaataaccttacaaattgaTTGAGTTTCTTGCATAGAAAAATTGCTCGTGTTTCTACTTTCTATGCCCAACTTTCATGCAATgataacataattaattgatACTGTAGATGATAGATCAAATTATATTGGTataatttaagtaattattacaCTATTTTATAACTTAGTATAGAACGTGATTTTTATCGATCcaatcattaaattatatatacatattattaaaattgtttgtgtaaaattttgttaaaattaaataataataataaggtaATCAAACtatctatattttaatatattttgaaaattttatattacgtgaattttaatttgtataaatgaggtaacaaataattttggatTAATATGAAAGGAATAAGgattaagaaaatgaaagagtAAGGATTCGGTTAGAAATCTACATGgggttaagaaaacaaaaaacaaaattgtggaATCTCAATTTATCACCACGTAATTTCttggatattttttctttattttctctttgcCACACTATGAGGAGTTGAATTCTCTTATCACTGATGCAAGTTTATCTTACTGCTTGCTTTTATTCTTCATGCATCCATATATTGACAACTCATGGATGATGTTATATCTACAGTTACAGTCGAAAAAATAGGTTAGAGATTAGAAACGAGGCTAAATACATACTGTAATTAGTAATGTTTTAAGTTCGATGAGAATAGGGATGGCTAATTATGATATCTTTTGAATTCTTAGTAGTATTGCTACCTCTAATAAAGGATTTATAAGGAATCGGGTGATTAATTGATGGAAAGAGTTTTGATATACAGAAAACTGGATCCTAACTAATTTTAAGGGAGTCATCGATCCTATTGTTAGAACTTGCGTTAAGATAAATCTTGGCTAGTTGATGTGAGTTAGGAAGACAtatatttgcaaaaaaaaagaaaaaaaaatcaaagtgactacaaaacaaacaaactatggcttaaatatatttgatgAATAAGAATTTAATTCAGTTGGTTAAATAAGACGTAtaagtattataaatttttttatattatatttaatttctattaataaaaaaatgtgtaagaTCTATAATAAATGAtcgatttttattttgaatctctaataaaaaaatcaattatattaaattcatgatattttaaaatttgtattttaagttCATGTTATTAGTTAAATAATAACATTACATTATCTCAAATATTGATTTATGTCGAGAAATTTAGGTAAAGTTgaactttaaatatttaaattgattttgtttgttgataaccctcatttaaaatttaaatatgaattttgactaattttgtgtgtATTGTATGagcatttatatatttaataaaaattatagaagtaataaaaaaatatttctattgaTAAATAATTGTGAAACCATATGTTTTaacatatttaggattttattttatcggatatatatatatatatatatatatatatatatatatatatatatatatatatatatatatgggagataaatttttttaaaaaatatttggattaatatataattttatagttatCCTTTTAATGTAATGAGTCAagcttcaaaattaaaaagaaactaaTTTTAAAGAGTATTtaagaagaggaaaaaatagaatgagatatttaatataagagaagttatataattttaataaaaataggttataaaaggtattttatttaaataataaataaataaatttacaatataaaTAGCAAGTTAAACATAGTTTGTAatggtatttttatttaaaataaaaatttaatttatatcttaCAATATAAAGATAAAGTTGAATAAGATAAGGAAATCGATGAATGAAACAAAAGATAGAATGATgaacttgattttgcaatgtGTACAAATGACTTGAAAGGAACGACATCATGTTTCAGTCAAGGGGTACGGCAACGAATCCATGCACATAAAACACGAGGAGAGGACAAGAATACATCAAAAGCAgaattcaaagttcaaacaataaattaattggtactttttttaatatataattggttatttgaataaattattttatgctgacatttactttaattaataaaacgtGTAGTATAGAAAAACAGCATTATGTTGGCATTttagtaaatattaatatatattttttctataaaaaatattttacataattaattaaaaaactaaattgatatgaaacaaatatatttgCGGCAATAATACATAGACGTATTAGCTTAAGGATTTTGTTAGGGAGTTGATATTGCACTCAAGTAATTAAGTATAGTTAATTAGTTAGACTAAGAAATTCATAATAATatgtaatgtttttaaaatataaccaACATGATTAGGTCTATTACTCATAAGATGTGACACTACTCACACTAATAACTAGTAGTTtgtatcatttaaatatataacaagaGTTTGATTTCCTGATTATATAAATAGAACATTATTTAACAATATTTATGAGAAGAGAAATTATCCCTTGGTGGGTACTCTACTTCCTCTAGGATTAATGTGgtgaatcaaaatttaaatttcaactaaaaaaCACTTACATTTGATGTTTGGAAGTGTCtcgaacaatttttttaaaaaaatacatataaagaaaaaatgataaatataaatatatagaagTTAAATAGAATACTTCATAACTTATCCTGGGcacatgaataaataaaaataaaaggcatTGGAATacctattttattaaaaaaaacataatgtttaaaaattgaattggtTAAGGTAATGGTTATTTCTTATCGAATTGACgctaataaaattagttttgaaataaataaataaatattaaaggatcatcataatattataatactgaaaaataagaataagacatgtaaaacaaaaaggaaatggaaaatatcttaactttttattattactaccgaaatgaaacaattttttgGGCAAGTTTTTAGGTCATTTAtacctatttttattattttataatttttaattgatttttctcATAGTTGGCCATGTAGTTTATTTActattcccccccccccccccccccacccctttaaaaaataaaacgttTAATCTAGTGTTGacaattttaacaattaattatttcaagttATGATCAGTGTAAAAGTTTTTGTGATCTTACTCACTTATATgttaaaagattataaaaacaattcgactttgaaagtaattttgttaGGATCAAGTGTTGGCTgtgtaattagaaataaaaaatttggtaaAATTTCAGAAACTCGCATAATTAAACGTATGTAATTGATATtgtgtaaataatttatttgtatgtatgtataaaaaagaaagacaaacaACGTGCTCGTGGTGGTTTTATTTCAAGTATTGGCTGTGTTCTtccgaaaataaataaatatgaggaTCCTGGGACGCCAACACAACACACTGACCGTTGAGTTGACTTAAAGCAATGGCATTGATGTTTGTAACAATTAGTTAGTGTGAAAGGttcttttgagttttgagtGGATGAGAGCACATGCTCCCATGTGAGACCAGGTTTATGGTCTTTCCAATGAATGGCTTGGATTAGGACACATCCTGTTACTAATATACTACTACTAGTAGAgtataaaaagacaaaaacaagttTGAAATTGAGCTGAACCAAAACCCATGTTCAGTGATGCTCCTTATTACCTTCCCTTGTGGCCAAGGCGGAAGGTAGCAAATTCATCATTAATGGGACCCAAATTGTGCAAATATAGGGAAAATGTCTTTACAAATACTACTAGTAAAACCAATTTTATAGTTTCCCAAGAGTGTGTTAATTTTAGGTTTAGGGTGCCTTTGTGTTTTCGTTTGCAAATCGCGTATTGACAAAAGCatccaaaattttctttttgcgTTTCATTTGTGATTATTTATTGGACTTGTCTCAAAATGTGTGTGACAACAAGTTAGACGGACAATTAAGATATTCtggatttaatataatttacattttttttcaaacatgtCCTCCACttagtttagtattttttttttatcaattctaTAAAGACCATATTCTTTATGCATTGTCTAAATAAAAactgtttttttatatagaattaaatgattatttatctaaatttaaattgaatcaaacatgctattaattaaaactaaaaccaCTTTTTTTCCTCTCCCtctaaaacttacaatgtataTCACCTATAAAGGATATCAGACTAAGGATGGAATTAGGAGTTGCAATTTTGCATGACATTCAACTTCTTATATGCTTGTTAAGATAGTTTTGAAACAGAAAAGTTACATTTACAAATGATTGTATCACGCataatatagtttattttatattattaattttctgcACATGCAATCATTATCTTTTAAGAAATTTGGCTTCCAACGTCTCATTCCCACACTTTGATCCTATAGAAGATAAATTCCGCAAGAAAGAAATTGATATTTGTGTTTTAGGACAGTAAATATGATCTTGCATACTTTGTCCCTACTTAGCATATACTGCGTAGCACATTATAATAGGACTGGATAATAGCTAAACTGTGTCATTGTCTTGGAGTCACATCTTGATGGGGTCTTCTAATATGATAATAGCTAAATACTATAagataaatatgtatttatcCTGTGGGCTTTTATTAAAAAGTGGgacctctcttctttttttttttttatttaaaaaaagtgagACCTCTCAAAGAAAAATGATCCCCAATTGTGCAAATTCaccatttagaaaaaaattcaatcaactcaaaattacatttttttacctcttgagCGGCTTACTGGTCACAACTCCTGTGGGAGCAATGTGTTACCTTGCGGATTGGTAAATGAGAATCTATGTGGTAAATatttcccttttctttcttataaTGATGATGATCCGTGACTTGATTCAAGTGGTATagatttagttttttaataaataaattgagttcaaattgtgtatataaaaaaatcttactaaaaaaatgatttcatcatatcataaatatttccaactcaaacaaaattagcagtacattttaaaaaatatacatgtgtTCTAAGAAAGAAGTAATGATAATAGATTAATACAGTAATTATTTAGTATAGAGAAGAATATTTCGTTATAAGTGGTGGGTGGCAAAGCCGTACGTGTGCAGGAACCTACCTGGAAAGTGTTGGTTTTTAGGCTGCATTAGTGGTTCACAAACACACcctttactttaatttaatttgatattttattttaggctGCATTGATGAGCGCACTCTCGTGGCTTTGAttgcatcactcatgagttgtGACTAACGTAATGATGAGACCCATAAACGGGAAGCCATGTCGATTTTGATTACATTTATAAgtataattttagtattttttttattttataaaattatcgatttttattttattttatgttaatgaacacattatttttaaaaaagagtcGTCCATTGTAAATGTTATTGAACACATTTTAGTTCATACccagatttaaaatttaaagagtgaAGTGTAAAGAAGGAGAAAGGAAGTGACAGAAAAGAAACAGGTTTGAAGGTTATTTATTAGTAGTAATATATAACTAACTAATTATGTGCAGCTAGACCTTGGATTTGTGTGTAGAATTAAGTACATGATGTAGGAGTTGGGCAATCTCTATTTTGGTGCCAATATTTGGAGGCATGTCGGCTGAAATTGGGCAACCAAGGTCCATTCAAGTCCAAGCATCATGATTTTGTGCCACGGACACAAGTTAAATAGTAAGTTAACTTATGACCAAGCACACAATCAGCTGGGGTGAAAATAATCAGACAAACCAAATTCGCCGCCAAATTATTGTGGTGTGAAAGTTTTagttagtattaaaaaaataaagtatacaTCTTTTTCGAAAGGTTAAAGAAATTTCTccgacaaaaaaagaagaaatagggAGGCATTAAAAGCAAGAACATATCTTCTTTGTTTCTGGTCTCTGCTTCTATTTTTCTTAGGCTGCAGTTCTTCTCTAGACTGTTAACactcaacacataactttaaaaaaaaaaaaatctgagctAAATTATAACTTCGATCattatttctattcaaattcaCAATTTCATCTTCTAATTGTTTTCGAGtcatttttttgtctaaatttaACCCCTTTCGTAAAAttgtcaaaaattattttttaactgctACTTCATTGTCTTCTTGgcggtaaaaaaaaaagctacaattaatgaaaaaaaaaccaaagtaaaatttaaaaaagaggtatagaaaagttttttttttaaaagaaaaacaaaagaacttTGCGTTTGTACATACAGAATTAACATGTCTATTGGAAAAAAAGCCCAACGTCAAAGAAGTCTGTCTATCAAAGTTAATGGGCCAGTTTGTTACATATTAAAAGAAAGTTATCTTGGTATAAAATGATCAAgggattatttttttagagaattaaaaaatgaataaactaatttatactgtttagaaattagaattattgtaaatggttttaaaaaaaccgcTAAATTTCATGAGAAGTTATTTAAAATACCTTCTAAtcttaataagatttttttttcatcttttgattattttaggaAGCTGAAAcaaacatatgatttttttaaaaagtaattatctttaaaaaataactttttatgaaaaaatctgTAAAAAAACAGATTCAGTATCTCACAAGAAAATCTGCTAATTGATCCACATTAGCATGCGCAGACTAAGCTGACCTTAAAAGTCCAGAAAAATAGTTATAGTTGATTTCCAATTTGGCATGTTTGGTTGGGTTCCAAAATCCCTATCTTGTGTTGTTTTGATACTTTATTTTCCCAAGCATGTAGTTGAACAAGGCAAAACTTCAACCTCCTCCGATAAATTAAtacgaaaaagaaaaatatctcaCGCTAGCGAACAAAGATTTaactgataaataatttttctagaAAGCGACAGAAGCACGGTTTGGGCATAAATTTCAGAGAGAAAAATGTTAACAATATCCTCTAATACttagataataaattaagagtaaaatatatgttttatctctaaaattatttaaattcaattttagtttttcaaaataaatttgtcttattcatattcctctcattttttagtgattaattttgaaaagaaaaatcgatttttttattcttcccataaaactattttttatgaagagaagaaaaaaagaattaaacgaCTAaagtcaaatttaaataatttaagaaagacCAAAACATAGCCTAcccataaattaataatgattcTATATTGttgtagaagaagaaaaaatagcaGGGAGTGAGAGATTTGGCTGCGTTGGACCCCGAAAGCCTAGTCAGTGGTGTGCATGAAAGCTTTGGAAATGGGTAAATGCACACGTGCGCATGCACTTGATTATTAGGACGACTTCAGTCATACTCTGGTCTTTGTTAATGCACACGTGTTTTGACCTCTTCAACACCCAAGCCAACTATACCGAATATACACAACAAGCTCGTACCATAGGATATACAAACTATACagagattgattttattttcaattgatCTCTTAGCAAAACAAACATTTGTCAAGTATCAACTTTCACGCCTCTACGATTTCAAGCTTGTTTGTTTTTGGGTATGTAGTAAATCTAGAAAAATCTgcttttgtaaagaaaaaaggTACTAGAGATGAGAGGTGCTAATGGAGGCGCTGTGAACAACACTTTGGAGACTATCAACGCTGCTGCAACTGTCATCGCTTCCGTCGAGAATCGCCTTGATCAACCCCATCCTCACGTCCAGGTCTAATAATTAATACCATTATCACttctatcaattttattttttttaagcttcAGACCTGTCGCTTCTCTGTTTTCCCCCCTAACTCTGTTTTTctttgtcaattttttattatgcacTTCATTTTTGTTGAATGTTGCTCTGTTTGTTTAAGTGGCTATAATCAATCTCTTGTACAAAAAGgatggtcttttttttttttaaaaaaaaatctttttaggttgaacaaatgaatttaacaaACATTACTTTTTGAAAAAGATATATGAAGTTTATGAAGAGTTAAGTAGAACTCCACTTCATAATATTTGATATCATATAACGAAGAGATAATACGTTTATTTATCACCgcttagttatttatttattttctgagtATACTGAACTTTTCATTATTCAACTAACGATAATCTGGTCTTTGAAGACAGCTACCACTGCAAAACTGTTTCCAGCCAATGCCATATGAATTAGACTCTCACCTTTGCAATGAATATAAACTTTTAGCCTGAATTAGACTCCACAtactttttatgtcttttggGTACATATTCAATTTCCAAAACGGTTATGTCTAGTTACAGGCTAATAGTATGTATCCTCTGATCTGGACCCTCTCTCATGTATGGCACATTCATTGACTTCTTACTTTCTTCATCCTGCAAGCAATCATAAACTCTTGTTTTTCCATTGTGTATATGTTTCTCATTCAATCTGTGAGTTGGAGAACATAACTCAATGTTTGTTACTTGCAGAAGAAAAGCTGGGGAAACTGGTTAAGCATATATTGGTGTTTTGGACATCGCAAAAACCGACAGCGCATTGGGCATGCAGTCCTTGTTCCCGAAAGAATACCTTCTGGCACAGATAATGCAACAGTAAATTCAACACAAGCACCTATTATCCCATTCCACTTCGTTGCACCTCCCTCATCTCCTGCATCTTTCCTTCACTCAGAACCTCCTTCAGTTGCACAATCCCCAAGTGCTATACTATCTCTCACTCCCGGTGGTCCTTTCTCTATCTTTGCCATTGGACCTTATGCCCACGAAACACAATTAGTTTCACCACCTGTTTTCTCAACATTCACCACAGAACCATCAACCGCTCCTTTCACTCCCCCTCCTGAATCTAACCACTTGACTACACCTTCTTCACCTGAAGTGCCATTTGCTCAACTGCTTGACCCCAACAACAAAAATAGTGAAACCTATCAGAGGTTCCAAATACCTCAGTATGATTTCCACTCTTATCAGCTTCATCCCGGAAGCCCGGTTGGTCAACTCATTTCACCAAGATCTGCTTTCTCAGCTTCTAGCACATCATCTCCTTTCCCTGACACTGACACTGAGTTTAATTCTCGCGCCTCCCTCCTCCTTAACTTTCAAACAGATGATAAACTGTCTACTAATGAAAACCATAAGTCACATCAAGGTTCTGGCTCTCTAACCCCAGATTCTATAAGATCCACAACTCAAGCTAGTTTTCTTCCAAGTCACTGGGTCTCTATTGAAGTGTCTGCCCAAGAAGTATTCAATTGTGTGGAAAACAAGGCAGTGGCATGGACTAAACCActttcaaaactcaaaactGATGCACCGGGAGAAGATAATTCAAGAGAAGTCCTTGTCATCGAAACTCCCAGTGATGCACCACAACAGACCGCTGACGATGGAGATGTGGAAAGAGTTCATCATAAGGATGAATGTATAACATTTTCTGCTGCTAAAGAATTCAACTTTGATAATGCAGAAGGAGGGGATTCTCCTACTCCTAATTTAGTTGCTGACTGGTGGGCTAAGGAGAAAGTTGCAAGCAAGGAAGGAGGATCCTCTAATAATTGGTCTTTCTTCCCAATGATTCGACCCGGTGTTGGTTAATCGCCAATAAGGACTCACTTAGTTTAGTGACTTTCACTTAACATAGCCTTGCTggaatttgacatttttttttttttataaaaaaaattgtgcaattgTGTCACAGCAGCCAACACCAGTACACCACCCCTGCTAAATTGAATCATAGGCAACTAAGAATTTTACATTGGTAGATCTAACAAATAGAAAGGTGGAGATAATTTTGCAGACTAGCTATAAATTTTGCAGGTAAACCTACTTTGGATTAGGAATGGCTTTACATTTATAACATCTCCATTCTCCACACccgttctttatcctttttgTTTGTAAGTGTAATACAGTTGTCATCAACACATTGGTTACCAATAACCaatgatgattttgatttttgactatgatgtgtttttttattgccCCTTGCCTTGACTGTAATTGTAGGAATGCAATTGCAGAACTTGGAGAAGGGGAGGAAACCTTGTGTGAAACATTTTAGCAATGTTCTTAAATTCCACTCTAGTAATTTCCAGAAAAATACAATTGTGATAAAGTTCGATATGGAGCTGATGGATCCTACTGAATACATGGACAAGTAAGAGGAAAATGAATACTTTTTTAGGGAGGTGGTGTTCAGAAGAAGATAATTAAACCtcattaaaacaataataataggcgtaaaaaaacaagaataataattatatgatGGCTTCATTGACTTGAAACAGTGAGGTAAAATAGTAAGTTTAGTAATACAAGAATGACAGAATATCAAGTGTACCACTAGAAGGTAATA
The nucleotide sequence above comes from Glycine soja cultivar W05 chromosome 11, ASM419377v2, whole genome shotgun sequence. Encoded proteins:
- the LOC114375157 gene encoding uncharacterized protein LOC114375157, with product MRGANGGAVNNTLETINAAATVIASVENRLDQPHPHVQKKSWGNWLSIYWCFGHRKNRQRIGHAVLVPERIPSGTDNATVNSTQAPIIPFHFVAPPSSPASFLHSEPPSVAQSPSAILSLTPGGPFSIFAIGPYAHETQLVSPPVFSTFTTEPSTAPFTPPPESNHLTTPSSPEVPFAQLLDPNNKNSETYQRFQIPQYDFHSYQLHPGSPVGQLISPRSAFSASSTSSPFPDTDTEFNSRASLLLNFQTDDKLSTNENHKSHQGSGSLTPDSIRSTTQASFLPSHWVSIEVSAQEVFNCVENKAVAWTKPLSKLKTDAPGEDNSREVLVIETPSDAPQQTADDGDVERVHHKDECITFSAAKEFNFDNAEGGDSPTPNLVADWWAKEKVASKEGGSSNNWSFFPMIRPGVG